GCTGCGGTCGCCGAGGGCCTCCTCCAGGAACTCCTCGTCCGCGCCGGACAGTCCGGTCCGCAGCGAGTCGAGGAACATCAGCCGGTCCTCCGCCCGCTCGGCGGACCAGGTGGACGCGAGGAGGGCGAGACCGGCCGCCGGGTCCTCCGTCCGTACGGCGCCGAGCAGGGCGACGCGCTCGGCGAACAGTCCCTCGTCCCAGAGGGCGCGCACCCCCTCCCGGTCCCCGGGGTCCGGGAGGGAGCTGCCCGCGCCCGCGCCGCGCAGGGCGAACCGCCACTCGGGGTTGAGCCGGGCCAGCCACAGGCCGCGCGGCCCGGCGAGCAGAAGGGCCTGGGGCCGCAGATCGGTGCGGGCCCGGGCCGCGTCGAGCAGGGCGGGCAGGGTGGCGGCCGGTGCCTTGTAGCCGCGTTCGTTGGCGAGGGCGAGCCACTGCGGGAGGAGTTCGGCCAGATCGGGCGCCGCCCCGCGCCGCCCGGAGGGGGAGGGGGCGGCCCGGCCGGCGAGCAGCTGGTCGAGCCGCCGCCGCGCGTCCCCGGGCAGCGGCCGGCGGTGGTCCTCGGGCGCCGGCTCCGGCGGTGGGGCGGCGGGCCCGGGGCGCAGTCCCGCCCTGCGCCGTACGGTGTGCAGCGCGGCGGCGTCGAGCAGGGCGCCCGGCAGCTCGCCGCCCGGCAGCCCTGCGAGCCGGGCGGGCACCCGGCGGTCCGTCCCGAGCAGGGCCGAGGTGACGAGTTCCTCCCAGCCGCCGTCCGCTCCGTCCGTGCCGCCGCCTCCGTCCGTGTCGTCAGGGGCGCCGCCGGCCTCCCGGGCTTCTGTGTCCTGCCCGGCGTCGTCGGCTCCGTCCGTGTCCTCCCCGGCGTCGTCACGGACGCCGCCCTCCTCCACGAGGGGCGTGCCGGCCGTCGGGATCGTCGTGTCCGTCTCCATCGGGGTCCTCCGGTCGGCCGGTGCTCCGCGGGCGCGGGTCATATGAGAGGGACCGTTTCTCCCGGGGTCTCCCGGGACCAGGCGGCGAGTGGGGTGAACCCCCGGTGCCCGCACTCCCCGAAGACGGTCACCGGGGCCCCGCCGGACAGGGCGACCAGGCGCCAGAGCCCGGGACGGGACTGGGCTGCGGAGGTCAGCGGCAGCGCCTCGCGGCCGTCCGCGTCGGCGAGCTGCCAGCCGTACTCCGCGCGCGCGGGGACGACCCCGCTCAGCGTCACGGGCCAGGAGTTCAGCCACGGGTCCTCGCGCAGCGCGCGGCCGTACGCGTCGAGGGCCGAGCCCACCGGGCCGCCCGGCGGCGGGGCGGCGGGACCCTCGACCGGGACGAACCGCTCGCCGGGCTCCGCGCGCAGCCGGCCCGAGCCCTCGTGCGGGGTCAGCTCGCCGTCGAGCACGGCGCCCACCGGGAGCGCCAGCCCGGGGGCTCTCCCCGCGGCGCCGTAGGACAGCAGGAACGCGGTGCGCCCGCTCGTCGTGCCGTGCAACCAGATGCGCCGGGTGGTCAGCCGGGCGTCGGCCGCGTCGTACTGCGCGAGCACCAGCCAGTGGTCGCGCACCGGGACGCCGCCGACCGCGCCGGAGAGGCCGACCCGGGTCCGTACGGTCGTGGCGAAGGGGGCGGGCAGCCGGTCGGCGGTGAGCCAGGCGCGGTCGAGGAGGTGGGTCAGCGCGCACTCCTCCAGGAGCCGCACCGGCCAGCCGGGTCCGGAGCCCGGTATCGCCCCCAACTCCCGCACCCGGCCAGCGAGTCCCGGCGCCTGCGCGTCCACCATCCGGGCCGCCGTCTCCTCCCACAGTCCGTACCCCCGCTGCTCCGCCGCCGCCAGGCCGCCGCGCAGCAGGTCGGCGAGCCGCTGCTCCAACTCCTCGGCGCCCGCGGTGATCCGGGCGGCTCTCCGCTCGGCCCTGCGGCGCGCCGCCTCCGGATCGGCCGGGCCCCCGGCGGATCCGGACCCCGACCTCGCGTCCGCGCTCCCGGCCCGCTCGCGGCGCGCCGCGAGCCACGGCCCGGCCCAGTCGGGCGCGACGGTCTCCCCGCTCTCCCCGCCGTCCGTCCCGTCCGAGGCCTGGAGCAGCAGCAGCCCGAGCGCGTGCTTGCACGGGAGCGCGCGGCTCGGGCACTCGCACAGGTAGGCGGGCCCCGTCGTGTCGACCACCGTCCGGTACGGCACGCGGCCGCTGCCCTTGCACAGACCCCAGACGGCGCCCTCGCCGCTGCCTCTGCCCGACCACGGTCCGGCCGTGCCGAGCCTGCTCCCCGCTCTGCGCGACGCGTCGTCAGGAGCCAGTGCCAGCACCTGCTCAGCCGTCCAGCGCACCCCCATGGCATTCATGTCCTCGACGGTAGAGGCCGCCACTGACAACGCCCGGGCCCGGAGGCCCGGGCGTGCGGGAGGGCGGGCGCAGAGGGCGGGAGACCAGAGCGCTTTACCCTTCCTTTACCATTCTCCTGGCGGGTTCAACCGACTCGCACGAACCGTCCAGGGGGAACCCGTATGAAGCGCACCGTTCGCACCGCCGTCTCCGCCCTCGCCGTCGCCGGCCTCGCCCTCGGCCTCGGCGCCTGCTCCGAGGCCGCCGAGAAGGCCGTCGACCAGGTCGACAAGTCCGTGAACGAGACCTACGAGGTCACGTACGAGGTCACCGGCACGGGTATCGAGTCGATCGACTACCACGCGGGCGACGGCACCGCGATGGCGCCGAAGATCGAGTCGGAGAAGAAGCCGGCCGCGCCGTGGAAGAAGACCGTGAAGCTGAAGGGCATCATGCCGCCGGCCGTCATGCCGGTCTCGCTCACCCCCGCCGACCTCACCTGCAAGGTCGTCTACCAGGGCAAGGTCATCAAGGAGGCCAAGGCCGAGCAGGCCATGGCCGGCGGCTGCGTCGCCGTCTCCCCGATCGCGGGCTGACCCTCCCTCACTGCTCCAACAGCCCCTGACCAGCGGCGACATCCGATTGTCAGTGGCATGGTGCACGGTGGATCCCACAGCAGATCGAACGATCTGGAGGGGGATCCATGCCCGTGCCCGAAACCATCGCGCAGCCCCGTTCCGGTGCCGAGACGGACACCGGACCGGGGCGGCCGCAGACCGTGACCGAGGTCCTGCGGCCGCACGCCGAGCACGCCTTCGCCGACGAACTCGCCGCGCTCGCCGCCGCCGACGACCGGCCTCGACCCGCCCGCTGGCGCCTCTCGCCCTGGGCCGTCGCCACCTATCTCCTCGGCGGCACACTCCCCGACGGGACGGTGATCACACCCAAGTACGTGGGCCCGCGCCGCATCGTCGAGGTCGCCGTCACCACCCTCGCCACCGACCGGGCGCTGCTCCTGCTCGGTGTGCCCGGCACCGCCAAGACCTGGGTCTCCGAGCATCTCGCCGCCGCCGTCAGCGGCGACTCGACCCTCCTCGTCCAGGGCACCGCCGGCACCCCCGAGGAAGCCGTCCGGTACGGCTGGAACTACGCCCGGCTGCTCGCCGAAGGCCCCAGCCGGGACGCCCTCGTGCCGAGCCCCGTGATGCGGGCGATGGCGCGGGGCATGACCGCGCGCGTGGAGGAACTCACCCGTATCCCCGCCGACGTGCAGGACACACTCATCACGATCCTGTCCGAGAAGACCCTCCCCCTCCCCGAGCTGGGCCAGGAGGTGCAGGCCGTCCCCGGCTTCAACCTGATCGCCACGGCCAACGACCGGGACCGGGGCGTCAACGAACTCTCCAGCGCGCTGCGCCGCCGCTTCAACACGGTGGTCCTGCCGCTGCCCGCGACCCCCGAGGCCGAGGTCGACATCGTCGCCCGCCGCGTCGAGCAGCTCGGGCGCTCCCTCGCCCTGCCCGCCGTCCCGGACGGCGTCGACGAGATCCGCCGGGTCGTCACCGTCTTCCGCGAACTGCGGGACGGGGTCACCACCGACGGCCGGACACGGGTCAAGTCCCCCTCGGGGACGCTCTCCACGGCCGAGGCGATCTCCGTCGTCACCGGCGGCCTCGCGCTCGCCGCCCACTTCGGCGACGGGGTGCTCCGCCCCGCGGACATCGCGGCGGGCATCCTCGGCGCGGTCGTCCGCGACCCGGCGGCCGACCGGGTCGTCTGGCAGGAGTACCTGGAGACGGTGGTCAGGGAGAGAGACGGCTGGAAGGACTTCTACCGTGCCTGCCGCGAGGTGAGCTGATGACGTCCGCCTCCACGGCCGGGACCACCCCTCCCTCCACCAACACCTCTCCCTCCACCACCTCGATCTCCCTTGCCGCCACCGCTTCCCGGGCCGTCGCCGCGTCCGGACGCGGCCGCGCCGGCGGGCCGCTCGTGCTCGGGGTGCGGCACCACGGGCCCGGATCCGCGCGGGGCGTGCGGGCCGCGCTGGAGGCGGCCGATCCCGCCGTCGTGCTCGTCGAAGGACCCGCCGAGGCCGACGCGCTCGTGGAGCTCGCCGGCGACCCCGGCATGCGACCGCCGGTCGCACTGCTCGCCCACGCCGTGGACGACCCCGGCCGCGCCTCGTTCTGGCCGATGGCCGCGTTCTCTCCCGAGTGGGTCGCGATCCGCTGGGCCCTCGACCGGGGCGCCGCCGTCCGGTTCATCGACCTGCCCGCCGCCCACACCCTGGCCGCCGCCGACCCCACCTGGGACGACGGGGAGGAGGAGGTCTCCGGGAGCGGCCCGCGGATCGACCCGGTCGCCGAACTCGCCCGGGTCGCCGGGTACGAGGACGCCGAGCGCTGGTGGGAGGACGTCGTCGAACTGCGCGGCGACGACGACCCGACCGCCCCCTTCGAAGCCCTCGCGGAGGCGATGGGCGCGCTCCGCGAGGCGTACGGGCACGGCGGGCACCCCCGCGACCTCGTCCGCGAGGCCCATATGCGGATCCGGCTGCGCGCAGCCCGCAAGGAGTTCGGCGACGACGCCGTCGCCGTCGTCTGCGGCGCCTGGCACGTCCCCGCCCTCACCCGGAAGACCACCGTCGCCGCCGACCGGGCCCTGCTCAAGGGGCTGCCCAAGTTGAAGGCCGAGACGACCTGGGTCCCCTGGACCCACCGCAGGCTCGCCCGCCGCTCGGGGTACGGCGCCGGGATCGAGGCGCCCGGCTGGTACGCGCATCTCTTCGCCGCGCCCGACCGGCCCGTCGAGCGGTGGATGACCAAGGTCGCGGGACTCCTCAGGGACGAGGACCACCTCGTCTCCTCCGCCCATGTCATCGAGGCCGTCCGGCTCGCCGACACCCTCGCCGCCCTGCGCGGCCGCCCGCTCCCCGGCCTCGACGAGACGACGGACGCCGTCCGCGCCGTGCTCTGCGGGGGCTCCGACGTGCCGCTCGACCTGGTCCGGGACCGTCTCGTCGTCGGCGACGTCCTCGGCGAGGTCCCGGCCGGCGCCCCAGCCGTCCCCCTCCAGCGCGATCTGGCCCGCCGTCAGCGCACCCTGCGCCTCAAACCCGAGGCCGCCGAGCGCGATCTCGATCTCGACCTGCGCAAGGACATGGACGGGG
This sequence is a window from Streptomyces sp. NBC_00691. Protein-coding genes within it:
- a CDS encoding DUF5691 domain-containing protein — encoded protein: METDTTIPTAGTPLVEEGGVRDDAGEDTDGADDAGQDTEAREAGGAPDDTDGGGGTDGADGGWEELVTSALLGTDRRVPARLAGLPGGELPGALLDAAALHTVRRRAGLRPGPAAPPPEPAPEDHRRPLPGDARRRLDQLLAGRAAPSPSGRRGAAPDLAELLPQWLALANERGYKAPAATLPALLDAARARTDLRPQALLLAGPRGLWLARLNPEWRFALRGAGAGSSLPDPGDREGVRALWDEGLFAERVALLGAVRTEDPAAGLALLASTWSAERAEDRLMFLDSLRTGLSGADEEFLEEALGDRSRNVRATAAELLSALPASALAGRMAGRAVTCVGLDRTAESPTVTVEAPHECDSAMQRDGLAATPPAGRGERSWWLGQLVEAAPLSCWPPRFGGRGPEEIVALPVADDWQAELHAAWCRAAVRQRDAAWSRALLGSPAIPPATGPGTSSLAERAQLLSTLPAEERACWVGAFIVAHGLSEAFQLLGVCEVPWAEPLGGAVIDALDIAREAGSYPWSFSGVMGLAERCLAPEAARQLESLTARPEEADDISPGAGGYWSEAFQRLVSTLRLREAMRAELTEPAP
- a CDS encoding SWIM zinc finger family protein → MNAMGVRWTAEQVLALAPDDASRRAGSRLGTAGPWSGRGSGEGAVWGLCKGSGRVPYRTVVDTTGPAYLCECPSRALPCKHALGLLLLQASDGTDGGESGETVAPDWAGPWLAARRERAGSADARSGSGSAGGPADPEAARRRAERRAARITAGAEELEQRLADLLRGGLAAAEQRGYGLWEETAARMVDAQAPGLAGRVRELGAIPGSGPGWPVRLLEECALTHLLDRAWLTADRLPAPFATTVRTRVGLSGAVGGVPVRDHWLVLAQYDAADARLTTRRIWLHGTTSGRTAFLLSYGAAGRAPGLALPVGAVLDGELTPHEGSGRLRAEPGERFVPVEGPAAPPPGGPVGSALDAYGRALREDPWLNSWPVTLSGVVPARAEYGWQLADADGREALPLTSAAQSRPGLWRLVALSGGAPVTVFGECGHRGFTPLAAWSRETPGETVPLI
- a CDS encoding ATP-binding protein; the encoded protein is MPVPETIAQPRSGAETDTGPGRPQTVTEVLRPHAEHAFADELAALAAADDRPRPARWRLSPWAVATYLLGGTLPDGTVITPKYVGPRRIVEVAVTTLATDRALLLLGVPGTAKTWVSEHLAAAVSGDSTLLVQGTAGTPEEAVRYGWNYARLLAEGPSRDALVPSPVMRAMARGMTARVEELTRIPADVQDTLITILSEKTLPLPELGQEVQAVPGFNLIATANDRDRGVNELSSALRRRFNTVVLPLPATPEAEVDIVARRVEQLGRSLALPAVPDGVDEIRRVVTVFRELRDGVTTDGRTRVKSPSGTLSTAEAISVVTGGLALAAHFGDGVLRPADIAAGILGAVVRDPAADRVVWQEYLETVVRERDGWKDFYRACREVS
- a CDS encoding DUF5682 family protein — protein: MTSASTAGTTPPSTNTSPSTTSISLAATASRAVAASGRGRAGGPLVLGVRHHGPGSARGVRAALEAADPAVVLVEGPAEADALVELAGDPGMRPPVALLAHAVDDPGRASFWPMAAFSPEWVAIRWALDRGAAVRFIDLPAAHTLAAADPTWDDGEEEVSGSGPRIDPVAELARVAGYEDAERWWEDVVELRGDDDPTAPFEALAEAMGALREAYGHGGHPRDLVREAHMRIRLRAARKEFGDDAVAVVCGAWHVPALTRKTTVAADRALLKGLPKLKAETTWVPWTHRRLARRSGYGAGIEAPGWYAHLFAAPDRPVERWMTKVAGLLRDEDHLVSSAHVIEAVRLADTLAALRGRPLPGLDETTDAVRAVLCGGSDVPLDLVRDRLVVGDVLGEVPAGAPAVPLQRDLARRQRTLRLKPEAAERDLDLDLRKDMDGERSRLLHRLCLLGVGWGEPATGRSGTGTFREGWRLRWEPELHVQVAEAGVWGTTVEAAATARAGSRAVAADALADITALAEQCLLAGLTDALPVVMRALADRAALDTDVARLAQALPALARSLRYGDVRGTGTAALAEVAAGLAERICVGLPPACTGLDADAAGAMRERIDEVHQALGLLPGADGLTDRWAGVLRRLADRDRIPGILRGRAARLLLDEGRLAADEAALLMSRALSPGTSPADAASWIDGFAGGASGGGLLLVHDDRLLGLVDDWLTGVPAEAFTDVLPLLRRTFSGYEPGVRRTLGELVARGPRAGGPGHTTPGVPGFAPTTDRDRADAVLPLLHLVLGTEALV